The following is a genomic window from Segatella hominis.
TTTTCCTCAAAGGCTGCACAGAACAAGCGTGAAAAATCAACGGTTCATTATAAGAAGCCTCGCCTTCTGCAAGGCCCCATGATTATTTGTATTGATACAAGTGGATCCATGAGTGGTAGACCTTTGGAAATCGCAAAGTCTCTATTGCAGCAACTCGCGGCTATAGCGAAAAAGGAAAAGAGAAGCTGTTTTCTCATCTCGTTCTCTATCAGAACAAAGACCTTGGACTTGGCAAGACCCAGTAATTATTATAAGATAGATAAATTCTTCAAGGGCAGCTTTTCCGGGGGTACTAATGGGGAAAAAATGCTAATGGAAATTTTCAAGATGCTCGATTCTGAAAAATATTCCATGGCCGATGCACTTATCATCAGCGACTTCTGTTTTCCTCTTCCTATAAAAAAAACAATGCAGAGACTGAAGGAAGAACAAGAAAAAGGAACTCGTCTCTACGGACTTAATGTCCAAAGAAGAAATCCATACGCAAAGGACTACAAGGAAATTTTAGATAAGATGTGGAACTTATGACGACAAAATATACAATCAACCCTTCGCTCAGGTTATGCACATGGTGCCTTGTAGTAGGATGGCATGAGGTGAAAGACTCACTCTTGCAATCCGAAAGCATTTTTTCATGTGAAGGAAGAAGTATCTATACCAAAGGAGACCGATGTATGATTATGGCGCAAGTAAACGAAAAGAGAATTGATTTTTATTACTGCCATGACACAAAATTCGACAACAGAAACATTCAAAGTTGGCTAAGAAATATCATTAAGAATAAGATTCTAGACCTGGCAAACATTGAACTCCCCAAGAGATTGCATTATTGGGAAAAGGAGAAAAATCTATATGCAAGACAAGTCATCATAAAAAAATTGAAGAGAAGGAACATATGGGGGCAATGTTCCATCTATAAACAGATTTTCTTGCCGCCAAAGATTGTGGTTTTCCCATTGGAATTGATTGACGAGATTATCCTACATGAAATGAGTCATCTCAAATTTATGCATCATAGGAAACAATTTTGGGAGTACTTTAGTTTCCTGCTAGGTAGAGATGCCAAACTATGCAAAATGAAGGAAAGTGTATTTTTCGCCAAATACGACGAAATGATAGAGTTCTTACTAAAATAATTGGCAACTGTGCAACATTATTTCTCACTTTTTCATTATCTTTGTGCCAAAATTTAAAAGTTATAGAATATGGCTATCAATCAATTGAACAAATATGTCTGGCTCGTAGAGACCATTCATCGAGCAAGGAACCGGGGTGGCATCACCTTGAAGGAGATTCAAAGCAGATGGTTGGATTCTGACATTAGTGAAGGAACGGAACTTTCTCGCCGTACCTTCATCAATAATCTCCATGCCATCGAGGAACTGTTTGAGATTAATATCGAATGCGGCAGCGGATTCCGCTATCACATTGAGTATGGTGACTGTTTCGAGGAAGGAAGCGCCAGGAACTGGTTGCTCAACGCCTTCTCGCTCAATGCTATGGTAGGTAACAGCCGCAAGCTCAAGGAGAGGGTTCTCCTGGAGGACATGCCATCTGGCAGGAACTTCCTGGAGGATATCATCAAGGCGATGCGCGACAACCACGTCATATTCATCTCTTACTACAGTTACTATAACGAAAAGTATTATGAGTTTGACATCCATCCTTATTTCGTGAAGGCTTTCAAGAAACGTTGGTATGTGGTCGCATATAGTCCTGGCACGAACGATATCCGTTGCTATGCACTTGACCGTATGGAGAATGTCATCATCTCCGAGGAAGTGTTCAAGATGCCTAAGAATCTGGAACCAGCTGAATACTTCAAGGATTGCTTTGGCATCATCAATAACAAGGATTCCGAAGTTCAAAAGGTAGTGCTAAAGGTTGATGCCTTCCAGAGTAACTACATACGCAATCTTCCTCTCCATGAGTCGCAAAAGGAAGCAGAGCGAACAGAAGAATACTCCATCTTTGAGTATCACTTGAAACCAGAATTTGATTTTGAACAGGAGATTTTCTCTAACATGGATACCGTGGAGGTGTTGGAACCTCTATGGCTAAGAGAAGAGGTGAAGGAAAGAATAAAAAATCTTGCAAGTAAGTATCTTTGAAAGGCAACCCATCAATGTTCTTTTGTCAAGGGACTAAATATCCAGTCCCTTGACACAATCTATAGCTTCGTCAAACATTCTTGAGAAATCATTTAAAGTTTTACCGTTCAGCAAGTCTTTTATCCCAGAGGCATTATCCCAATATTGATTTCCATTAAAAATCTTCCAAATCCAATATTGGTCACTTTGGGAGGAATAATTCTTTTGAACATTTTCCCAGTCTTTTACATCTTCACGCTTGACTCCAGTTTTTGTGCGAAAGCCAAAGTATGGATCTCTCATTCCTCCGCAATTAAATCCAAATGCAAGTCTAAGATACTTCCAATGGTGATTATAAAATGATGCTACTACATCCGATTTTTTCATCCAATTCTCTGTACAATCATCTCCCATAATCAACCCTTTGCTTTCTGCTAAATCCCTTAATTTAGGAATAAACACTTCTTTTATAAATCTGTTTACAACAATATTTTTATTGTTTGCAATATCATAAATTGCATCTAAATTTTCTTCTTTACATAGAATATCTAATAGGTCCTTATTATCTTCCATAACGTTATTTGTTAATATGTCAATAGTACTAATATATTGATTGATAGTTTCTCTCACGAGCGGAGTTCTTGAAGCCAACTCCACGCAACGATCAAGCCATCCTCTAATATCACTCTTATAGGATAGGCAAACTATATCATTTTCCTTTAAGTCTTCACCCAAAGATTCTTTTGAAGGAGAGCAACCATCCAATGTCAAGTAAATCAATACAAATGATTTTTCCGTATCGTCTCCTTTTTGTGACATTCCATAATTCCAGTATCTTAGCATCTGATGATATTGGTCAACTGCATAGATTTTATTTTCTATGATAATACTATGCTTGCCATCAGTAAGATAAATATCTATTCTGCCGCCTTCACTATCAGTTTGCCTACCTATATATTTCTCTACTTCTACAGAAGCGATAGTCGTGTCTATTTCTAAACTATCTGCAGATATTGCAGGAAATGTTTTTTGCAGCATTTTCAAAAATGCCTCAAGGAATTTGCCTCTTTGTCCGTGACTTCCTTTTGGATTCAGCAGGTTTGCCAAAAACATAGAGTGTAGATGGACTTCATCTGACATGAAGCCCAAATCATTGAAAATATTATAATTTTCACCACGCTCAAACTTTTCTTTTCTTTGTTCTTTTATTTTTCGTGAAACTATTCGAACTTGGTTTAGAATATTGATTATATCATTCATCGCATTATAAGCTATAATTGTTTACCTTAGAAACGAAATTCCATCTAATTTATTGTAGAAGTTATTATTTTTGCCAATGAAAATGACTACGCAAACACTCTTTGTACATTAGGGCACGACGATTCATGTTGTTCATCTCTTTTTCTGGATACCAACAAAAATAAGCCATGAAAAGCATCACCATAAGGATATAGACCGCAATAAATTTTAGGGCACCATAAAACCAACGTTTCATTTGACTGATCTCTTTGGTATTTAAAATTTGAATTGCTACTCTCACATCAGCCTTATCAAGACCTTTGCTACCTTCAACTTTCACCAGATGTTCTCGTTGAGAAAACAGAAAATCTTCCTCGTCATCAAGAATTATATAACGATAAGGCTCTTTGGCGTTCAATCTTAGCCATTCTGCAATCTCCAAGCCTTTACATCCATGTAAGCCTTGCCATTCCTCCACCCCATCTACATTGCTAAAGTTAACGGAATTGCAAGAAGGTGTCAAGCCTATGACTTCGCCTGGCATATGGTGTTCCTGCCACAACTTCTGTATGTACTTCATACCTTGCAATCGCCAAGTGGAAGAAATGATGATCTTGGCATCACTTCTTTCCACCAAATGGAGCAAATTGGCTACAGCTTTCTTAGCAAATTTACCTTTTGGAGTATTGATTACTCCATCAAAATCTAAAAATATATACTTCTCCATACCTTTTTTGTTATATATCAGCCGTTAGAATCCAATTTTTCTCTTGGTACGACTCCCTTCCAGTCTTTCATTTTCACAAAACTCAACAAGGGATTTGGCCATGTTCTCTGGCTGGCCATGCAATATCGACTGGATGGTAAAATGACGGGCGATGTTCTCTATTTCACCACCGCTGAAATCATACTTGCCCG
Proteins encoded in this region:
- a CDS encoding M48 family metallopeptidase — its product is MTTKYTINPSLRLCTWCLVVGWHEVKDSLLQSESIFSCEGRSIYTKGDRCMIMAQVNEKRIDFYYCHDTKFDNRNIQSWLRNIIKNKILDLANIELPKRLHYWEKEKNLYARQVIIKKLKRRNIWGQCSIYKQIFLPPKIVVFPLELIDEIILHEMSHLKFMHHRKQFWEYFSFLLGRDAKLCKMKESVFFAKYDEMIEFLLK
- a CDS encoding helix-turn-helix transcriptional regulator; translation: MAINQLNKYVWLVETIHRARNRGGITLKEIQSRWLDSDISEGTELSRRTFINNLHAIEELFEINIECGSGFRYHIEYGDCFEEGSARNWLLNAFSLNAMVGNSRKLKERVLLEDMPSGRNFLEDIIKAMRDNHVIFISYYSYYNEKYYEFDIHPYFVKAFKKRWYVVAYSPGTNDIRCYALDRMENVIISEEVFKMPKNLEPAEYFKDCFGIINNKDSEVQKVVLKVDAFQSNYIRNLPLHESQKEAERTEEYSIFEYHLKPEFDFEQEIFSNMDTVEVLEPLWLREEVKERIKNLASKYL
- a CDS encoding PD-(D/E)XK nuclease family protein translates to MNDIINILNQVRIVSRKIKEQRKEKFERGENYNIFNDLGFMSDEVHLHSMFLANLLNPKGSHGQRGKFLEAFLKMLQKTFPAISADSLEIDTTIASVEVEKYIGRQTDSEGGRIDIYLTDGKHSIIIENKIYAVDQYHQMLRYWNYGMSQKGDDTEKSFVLIYLTLDGCSPSKESLGEDLKENDIVCLSYKSDIRGWLDRCVELASRTPLVRETINQYISTIDILTNNVMEDNKDLLDILCKEENLDAIYDIANNKNIVVNRFIKEVFIPKLRDLAESKGLIMGDDCTENWMKKSDVVASFYNHHWKYLRLAFGFNCGGMRDPYFGFRTKTGVKREDVKDWENVQKNYSSQSDQYWIWKIFNGNQYWDNASGIKDLLNGKTLNDFSRMFDEAIDCVKGLDI
- a CDS encoding HAD domain-containing protein, whose protein sequence is MEKYIFLDFDGVINTPKGKFAKKAVANLLHLVERSDAKIIISSTWRLQGMKYIQKLWQEHHMPGEVIGLTPSCNSVNFSNVDGVEEWQGLHGCKGLEIAEWLRLNAKEPYRYIILDDEEDFLFSQREHLVKVEGSKGLDKADVRVAIQILNTKEISQMKRWFYGALKFIAVYILMVMLFMAYFCWYPEKEMNNMNRRALMYKECLRSHFHWQK